A single window of Trueperaceae bacterium DNA harbors:
- a CDS encoding universal stress protein yields the protein MFSHLLLPLTGTDLDRPAIAHARDLALESGGTVELMYVLEGPAGGPQAVDAVEWHARRLAGQAYLEQVTAQLADAGLTVSHCLPEGRVTEHIVHRAHQGADLLVLPTGASGHGHVGAVEGQVLWRSFVSTLLVRGDAPARHGGSLYGTVLVALDGSQRAECVLPAVRFLAERFGAHVILAHVVEEPSVPRPLPPVAEERQLAARLVELNTAAATQYLGDLATGLGNGAETRLVAGRRAAPVLHELVRECEPDLVVMSAHGYGGDHTWPFGEVTTNLIGYGPTPLLVIHDLPWQERAARQSDATEEEWGG from the coding sequence ATGTTCAGCCACCTCTTGTTGCCGTTGACCGGTACCGATCTCGACCGACCCGCCATCGCGCACGCCCGGGACCTGGCGCTCGAGTCCGGCGGAACCGTCGAGTTGATGTACGTCCTGGAAGGGCCGGCCGGGGGCCCGCAGGCGGTGGACGCCGTCGAATGGCATGCGCGGCGCCTGGCCGGTCAGGCCTACCTCGAGCAGGTGACCGCGCAGCTCGCGGACGCCGGGCTCACCGTCAGCCACTGCCTGCCCGAGGGCAGGGTGACCGAGCACATCGTGCACCGCGCCCATCAGGGCGCCGACCTCCTGGTCCTGCCGACGGGCGCGTCGGGCCATGGCCACGTCGGGGCCGTCGAGGGACAGGTCCTCTGGCGGTCGTTCGTCTCCACGCTGCTCGTCAGGGGCGACGCGCCGGCGCGACATGGCGGCAGCCTTTACGGGACGGTCCTGGTGGCGCTCGACGGCTCCCAACGCGCCGAGTGCGTGCTGCCGGCCGTGCGCTTCCTGGCCGAGCGCTTCGGGGCGCACGTGATCCTGGCGCACGTGGTGGAGGAGCCGTCCGTGCCTCGGCCGCTCCCGCCCGTCGCCGAGGAGCGGCAGCTCGCCGCGCGGCTGGTCGAGCTCAACACCGCCGCCGCCACGCAGTACTTGGGCGACCTGGCCACCGGCCTCGGCAACGGCGCGGAGACGCGCCTGGTGGCCGGCCGTCGGGCGGCGCCCGTGCTTCACGAGCTCGTGCGCGAGTGCGAGCCCGACCTCGTCGTCATGAGCGCCCACGGCTACGGCGGCGACCATACGTGGCCGTTCGGGGAGGTGACTACCAACCTCATAGGTTACGGGCCCACGCCGCTCCTCGTGATCCACGACCTGCCCTGGCAGGAGCGCGCCGCCCGCCAGAGCGACGCTACGGAAGAAGAGTGGGGCGGATGA
- a CDS encoding CopD family protein has translation MMATAAALKASAYLGTMLLVGGAVCAAWLAPALVRGEGGAPPSVPGGVTAARRRARLAFGALVLLGAVVLVAASLLEVANTLREVLGRVDADLMRSYLASTLHGRVVRERWWQAVLVAASALALARWPDRPGRPGRVPALARAALSAVAACASLALMYGFARLSHAAAMGGSVPLGADFMHLLAAGVWAGPLGYLALLAPGEDGRSALAAAVKRLSAVGALAVVVLAVTGAYSALGHMEEPAAFAASAYGTALWIKLGLFALVVAAAALNRFRYLPRFLAGGPVAPLRRALRLEAALLAALLVVTGALTTSPVPHAGAGASGALANLLHLIELLRR, from the coding sequence ATGATGGCGACCGCCGCCGCGCTCAAGGCCTCGGCCTACCTTGGCACGATGCTGCTCGTCGGCGGCGCGGTCTGCGCCGCGTGGCTCGCACCGGCCCTGGTGCGAGGCGAGGGCGGTGCTCCGCCCAGCGTTCCCGGTGGCGTCACCGCCGCGAGGAGGCGGGCGCGCCTGGCCTTCGGCGCTCTCGTCCTGCTCGGCGCCGTCGTCCTCGTGGCGGCTTCGCTCCTCGAGGTCGCCAACACGCTCCGCGAGGTCCTGGGCCGGGTAGACGCCGACCTCATGCGCAGCTACCTCGCCTCGACGTTGCACGGTCGGGTCGTGCGCGAGCGCTGGTGGCAGGCCGTCCTCGTGGCGGCTTCCGCCCTGGCGCTCGCCCGTTGGCCCGACCGCCCGGGGCGACCGGGACGCGTGCCGGCGCTCGCTCGTGCGGCCCTGAGCGCGGTCGCGGCCTGCGCCTCGCTGGCGCTCATGTACGGTTTCGCGCGGCTGAGCCACGCCGCGGCCATGGGCGGGAGCGTGCCGCTCGGTGCAGACTTCATGCACCTGCTGGCCGCGGGTGTCTGGGCCGGCCCGCTAGGCTACTTGGCGCTGTTGGCCCCGGGCGAGGACGGGCGCTCGGCGTTGGCCGCGGCCGTCAAGCGGCTGTCGGCCGTCGGCGCCCTGGCGGTGGTTGTCCTCGCGGTCACCGGCGCCTACAGCGCCCTCGGCCACATGGAGGAGCCGGCGGCCTTCGCCGCCTCGGCTTACGGCACGGCGCTCTGGATCAAGCTCGGTCTCTTCGCGCTCGTGGTGGCGGCTGCCGCCCTCAACCGCTTCCGCTACCTGCCGCGCTTCCTGGCCGGCGGCCCGGTGGCGCCGCTGCGCCGCGCGCTGCGCCTCGAGGCCGCCTTGCTCGCGGCGCTCCTCGTCGTCACAGGCGCGCTCACGACCTCGCCGGTGCCGCATGCCGGCGCCGGTGCGAGCGGCGCGCTCGCGAACCTGCTTCATCTGATCGAGCTACTGCGTCGTTGA
- the tdh gene encoding L-threonine 3-dehydrogenase: MRALSKLEPREGIWRVDAPEPVPGPNDLLIRVTKTSLCGTDVHIYNWDAWSQRTVPVPLVTGHEWVGVVAGMGSEVSGFAVGDRVSGEGHITCGHCRNCRAGRRHLCRNAVGVGVQRQGAFADYLVLPAFNAFRLPGAIPDDIGAILDPLGNAVHTALTYDLVGEDVLITGAGPIGLMAAAVARFVGARNIVVTDVKPGRLAMARRMGATVGVDVSDPATDLRDVMAALGMKEGFDVALEMSGAAPAYGEILDTIIHGGKVALLGIPSRDIAIDWNKVIFKGLNLQGIYGRQMFETWYKMSNLLQAGLDVTPVITHRFAAEEYRQAFDVMRSGEAGKVILDWS, translated from the coding sequence GTGAGGGCGCTCTCCAAGCTGGAGCCGCGCGAGGGCATCTGGCGGGTGGATGCCCCCGAGCCCGTGCCAGGGCCGAACGACCTGCTGATCCGCGTTACCAAGACGAGCCTCTGCGGCACGGACGTCCACATCTACAACTGGGACGCCTGGTCCCAGCGGACCGTGCCCGTTCCGCTCGTCACCGGCCACGAGTGGGTCGGTGTCGTCGCCGGCATGGGGTCCGAGGTGAGCGGCTTCGCCGTCGGCGACCGCGTCAGCGGCGAGGGGCACATCACGTGCGGCCACTGCCGCAACTGTCGGGCCGGCCGCAGGCACCTGTGCCGCAACGCCGTCGGCGTCGGCGTGCAGCGCCAAGGGGCCTTCGCCGACTACCTCGTCCTGCCGGCGTTCAACGCCTTCAGGCTGCCAGGCGCCATCCCGGACGACATCGGCGCCATCCTCGACCCCTTGGGCAACGCCGTCCACACCGCCCTCACCTACGACCTCGTCGGCGAGGACGTGCTCATCACGGGCGCGGGGCCGATCGGTCTCATGGCGGCCGCGGTCGCCCGTTTCGTGGGCGCGCGTAACATCGTCGTCACCGACGTCAAGCCCGGTCGCCTCGCCATGGCGCGGAGGATGGGGGCGACCGTCGGCGTCGACGTGTCCGACCCGGCCACCGACCTGCGCGACGTCATGGCCGCCCTGGGCATGAAGGAGGGCTTCGACGTCGCCCTGGAGATGTCGGGCGCGGCGCCCGCCTACGGCGAGATCCTTGACACGATCATTCACGGCGGCAAGGTCGCGCTCCTCGGCATCCCCTCGCGGGACATCGCCATCGACTGGAACAAGGTCATCTTCAAGGGCCTCAACCTGCAGGGGATCTACGGCCGGCAGATGTTCGAGACCTGGTACAAGATGAGCAACCTGTTGCAGGCCGGGCTCGACGTGACGCCCGTGATCACCCACCGCTTCGCCGCGGAGGAGTACCGGCAGGCGTTCGACGTCATGCGCTCCGGCGAAGCGGGCAAAGTCATCCTCGACTGGAGCTGA
- a CDS encoding glycine C-acetyltransferase, whose product MNRWQRFTDHLSASLSELRGAGLEKVERRIVSPQGPLVEVATARGTVTALNLCANNYLGLANHPALVEAGREALARRGFGMASVRFICGTQDLHEELEDRLSAFLGTDDTILYSSCFDANGGLFETLLGEADAIISDALNHASIIDGVRLSKAARFRYANNDMADLERQLQAAAGARFRLIATDGVFSMDGIIADLQAICDLADRYDALVMVDDSHAVGFVGEGGRGSHEARGVMDRVDILTGTLGKALGGASGGYTSGRREIVDWLRQRSRPYLFSNSIPPVVAATSLRVLDLLEDDSPAGGGAELRARLRANSDHFRGAMTAAGFDLAGDGHPIIPVMVYDAALAGRMADRLLEEGVYVVGFSFPVVPHGQARIRTQMSAAHTTRQLDMAVAAFTTVGRELGVIA is encoded by the coding sequence ATGAACCGTTGGCAGCGATTCACCGATCACCTATCAGCCTCGCTGAGCGAGTTGCGTGGCGCCGGACTCGAGAAGGTCGAGCGCCGGATCGTGTCGCCGCAGGGGCCGCTGGTCGAGGTGGCGACCGCGCGCGGCACCGTCACGGCTCTCAACCTCTGCGCGAACAACTACCTGGGCCTCGCGAACCATCCGGCCCTCGTGGAGGCCGGCCGCGAAGCGCTCGCCCGGCGCGGCTTCGGCATGGCCTCCGTGCGCTTCATCTGCGGCACCCAGGACCTGCACGAAGAGCTGGAGGACAGGCTCAGCGCCTTCCTGGGGACCGACGACACCATCCTCTACTCGTCGTGCTTCGATGCCAACGGCGGCCTGTTCGAGACGCTGTTGGGGGAGGCGGACGCCATCATCTCCGACGCCCTCAACCACGCCAGCATCATCGACGGGGTCAGGCTCAGCAAGGCCGCCAGGTTCCGCTACGCCAACAACGACATGGCCGACCTCGAGCGGCAGCTGCAGGCGGCGGCCGGCGCGCGGTTCCGGCTCATAGCCACCGACGGCGTCTTCTCGATGGACGGCATCATCGCCGACCTGCAGGCCATCTGTGACCTGGCCGACCGCTACGACGCGCTGGTGATGGTCGACGACAGCCACGCCGTCGGCTTCGTGGGCGAGGGCGGGCGCGGCAGCCACGAGGCTCGCGGCGTCATGGACAGGGTCGACATCCTCACGGGCACGCTGGGGAAGGCCCTCGGTGGCGCGTCTGGCGGTTACACGAGCGGCAGGCGCGAGATCGTCGACTGGCTGCGGCAACGCAGCAGGCCGTACCTGTTCTCGAACTCCATCCCTCCCGTGGTCGCGGCCACCTCGTTGCGGGTCCTCGACCTGCTGGAGGACGACTCGCCGGCCGGCGGTGGCGCCGAGCTGCGCGCCAGGTTGCGCGCCAACAGCGACCACTTCCGCGGCGCGATGACCGCGGCCGGCTTCGACCTGGCGGGCGACGGACATCCGATAATCCCGGTGATGGTCTACGACGCCGCGTTGGCCGGACGCATGGCCGATCGGCTACTGGAGGAAGGCGTGTACGTAGTGGGCTTCTCGTTCCCAGTGGTACCTCACGGCCAGGCGCGCATCAGGACGCAGATGTCGGCCGCGCACACCACCCGGCAGCTGGACATGGCCGTGGCGGCTTTCACCACGGTCGGCCGCGAGCTGGGCGTGATCGCGTGA
- a CDS encoding cupredoxin domain-containing protein yields the protein MSKFAKLLLAAVVAFAFGAAFAQDQEPTVEFTLHGGIGTTGFQFLGVGGDIDGVVNPDLNVKVGDVVKVTIIADAMEHDFTIDALDIKSESVMGEGESVSVVFTVTEAGTYIYYCSTPGHALPESGIGMFGNFIVAAAE from the coding sequence ATGTCCAAGTTCGCCAAGCTGTTGTTGGCCGCAGTCGTAGCGTTCGCGTTCGGGGCGGCGTTCGCCCAGGATCAGGAGCCGACGGTCGAGTTCACCCTGCACGGCGGGATCGGCACGACGGGCTTCCAGTTCCTGGGTGTCGGGGGCGACATCGACGGTGTGGTCAACCCTGACCTGAACGTCAAGGTCGGCGACGTCGTCAAGGTGACCATCATCGCCGACGCCATGGAACACGACTTCACCATCGACGCCCTCGACATCAAGTCCGAGTCGGTCATGGGTGAAGGCGAGAGCGTCAGCGTCGTGTTCACCGTCACCGAGGCCGGCACCTACATCTACTACTGCAGCACGCCCGGCCATGCGCTGCCGGAATCCGGCATCGGCATGTTCGGTAACTTCATCGTCGCCGCGGCCGAGTAA
- a CDS encoding aldehyde dehydrogenase family protein, protein MSVKEIFETLEYGPAPEAADVAWAWLERHGRRFGHFIGGRFVKPVAGETFATHHPGDGKELAQAAQGDERDVAKAVKAARAALPAWRDLGGPGRARYLYALARHVQKHARLLAVLEALDNGKPIRETRDLDVPLVARHFYHHAGWAQLLDKEFPDHEGVGVCAQIIPWNFPLLMLAWKVAPALAAGNTVVLKPAEFTPLTALLFAELANEVGLPAGVFNVVTGDGRTGAALVEADGIDKVAFTGSTEVGRIIRRATAGRGVKLSLELGGKSPFVVFDDADLDSAVEGVVDAIWFNQGQVCCAGSRLLVQESVAKRVEAKLIARMETLREGPSLDKGIDIGAIIAPVQLAKIERLVEQGRAEGARCYQPSWSAPKDGWYYPPTLFTEVSPAAAIAQEEIFGPVIVSLTFRTPAEAVELANDTRYGLAASVWTENVNLALDIAPKLKAGVVWVNCTNQFDAAAGFGGYRESGFGREGGREGMFEYLKPRYEARLARYAGTDLATPAPASDLDAGLEGAQGAGAAFASIDRTPKLYIGGKQKRPDGNYSYPVLSAAGARVGDAPLGNRKDVRDAVEAAAKSVAWTQATAHARAQVLYYVAENLAVRAPEFEERLRGLVGGTRKAAGREVEKSVDRLFSAAAYADKYDGRVHPTPMRNVTLAMNEAYDVLAVVCPDEAPLLAFVSLVAPALAMGNRVVAVPSARWPLLATDLYQVFDTSDVPGGAINIVTGVRDELAKVLAQHDAVEAMWYVGSAEGSAMVERESAGNLKATWVNFGKARDWYDDAQAAGPELLRRAVRVKNIWVPYGE, encoded by the coding sequence ATGAGCGTGAAGGAGATCTTCGAGACGCTGGAGTACGGTCCCGCCCCCGAGGCGGCCGACGTCGCGTGGGCGTGGCTGGAGCGCCACGGCAGGCGCTTCGGGCACTTCATCGGCGGGCGCTTCGTCAAGCCGGTTGCCGGCGAGACCTTCGCCACCCACCACCCTGGCGACGGCAAGGAGCTGGCCCAGGCGGCGCAGGGCGACGAGCGCGACGTGGCGAAGGCCGTCAAGGCGGCGCGCGCCGCGCTCCCCGCCTGGCGCGACCTCGGCGGCCCCGGCCGGGCCCGCTACCTGTACGCCCTCGCCCGCCACGTGCAGAAGCACGCCCGGCTCCTTGCCGTCCTCGAGGCGCTCGACAACGGCAAGCCCATCCGCGAGACCCGCGACCTGGACGTGCCCTTGGTGGCGCGCCACTTCTACCACCACGCCGGGTGGGCGCAACTGCTCGACAAGGAGTTCCCCGACCACGAGGGGGTCGGCGTCTGCGCCCAGATCATCCCCTGGAACTTCCCCCTGCTCATGCTCGCGTGGAAGGTGGCCCCCGCCCTGGCGGCCGGTAACACGGTCGTCCTCAAGCCGGCCGAGTTCACGCCCCTCACGGCCCTGCTCTTCGCCGAGCTCGCCAACGAGGTCGGCCTGCCCGCGGGCGTCTTCAACGTCGTGACGGGCGACGGGCGCACGGGCGCCGCGCTCGTCGAGGCCGACGGCATCGACAAGGTGGCGTTCACGGGCTCCACGGAGGTGGGGCGCATCATCCGCCGCGCCACCGCCGGGCGCGGCGTGAAGCTCTCGCTCGAGCTGGGCGGCAAGTCGCCGTTCGTCGTCTTCGACGACGCCGATCTCGACAGCGCCGTCGAGGGTGTCGTGGACGCCATCTGGTTCAACCAGGGCCAGGTCTGCTGCGCCGGCAGCCGTCTCCTCGTGCAGGAGAGCGTCGCGAAGCGCGTGGAGGCCAAGCTCATCGCGCGCATGGAGACGCTGCGCGAAGGCCCGTCGCTCGACAAGGGGATAGACATCGGCGCGATCATCGCGCCCGTCCAGCTCGCCAAGATCGAGCGCCTCGTCGAGCAGGGGAGGGCCGAGGGCGCGCGCTGCTACCAGCCGAGCTGGAGCGCGCCCAAGGACGGTTGGTACTACCCACCCACCCTCTTCACGGAGGTCTCCCCGGCCGCCGCCATCGCCCAGGAGGAGATCTTCGGGCCCGTCATCGTGAGCCTCACGTTCCGCACCCCGGCCGAGGCGGTCGAGCTGGCGAACGACACGCGCTACGGCCTCGCCGCGAGCGTATGGACGGAGAACGTCAACCTGGCGCTCGACATCGCGCCCAAGCTCAAGGCGGGCGTCGTGTGGGTGAACTGCACGAACCAGTTCGACGCGGCGGCCGGCTTCGGCGGCTACCGCGAGAGCGGCTTCGGGCGCGAAGGCGGCAGGGAAGGGATGTTCGAGTACCTGAAGCCCCGGTACGAGGCGCGGCTGGCCCGTTACGCGGGCACTGACCTCGCTACGCCCGCGCCCGCCTCCGACCTCGACGCGGGCCTCGAAGGCGCTCAGGGGGCGGGCGCGGCGTTCGCCTCCATCGACCGCACGCCGAAGCTCTACATCGGGGGCAAACAGAAGCGCCCCGACGGCAACTACTCCTACCCGGTGCTCAGCGCGGCGGGAGCGCGAGTGGGGGACGCCCCCCTCGGCAACCGCAAGGACGTGCGCGACGCCGTCGAGGCCGCCGCGAAGTCCGTCGCCTGGACCCAGGCGACCGCGCACGCTCGCGCCCAGGTCCTGTACTACGTGGCGGAGAACCTGGCCGTGCGCGCGCCCGAGTTCGAGGAGCGCCTGCGCGGTCTGGTGGGGGGCACGCGCAAGGCGGCCGGCCGCGAGGTCGAGAAGAGCGTCGACCGCCTGTTCTCGGCCGCCGCGTACGCCGACAAGTACGACGGGCGCGTGCACCCGACCCCCATGCGCAACGTCACGCTCGCCATGAACGAGGCTTACGACGTCCTCGCCGTCGTGTGCCCTGACGAGGCGCCGCTCCTCGCCTTCGTGTCGCTCGTCGCGCCGGCGCTCGCCATGGGCAACCGCGTGGTCGCCGTGCCGAGCGCGCGCTGGCCGCTGCTCGCCACCGACCTCTACCAGGTGTTCGACACGTCCGACGTGCCGGGCGGCGCCATCAACATCGTGACGGGCGTGCGCGACGAGCTCGCCAAGGTCCTCGCTCAGCACGACGCCGTCGAGGCCATGTGGTACGTGGGTTCGGCCGAGGGGAGCGCCATGGTCGAGCGCGAGAGCGCAGGCAACCTGAAGGCGACGTGGGTGAACTTCGGCAAGGCGCGCGACTGGTACGACGACGCTCAGGCCGCCGGCCCCGAGCTCCTGCGCCGAGCGGTGCGCGTCAAGAACATCTGGGTCCCTTACGGCGAGTGA
- the deoC gene encoding deoxyribose-phosphate aldolase — translation MTISREVEAGLEQAVAHASPLQRNEGMALELDWVEGVRVNLSAVERRAATLTTRRSVKKEWQAAWLLKAVTLIDLTTLAGDDTPGRVRRLCAKAMHPVRQDLLDALGVGDLRITTGAVCVYHDMVPAAVAALRGSGVPVAAVSTGFPAGLSPLETRIEEIRRSVAAGAAEIDIVISRRHALTHDWAALYEELRLFRQACGAAHMKAILATGELGTLRNVYRASLVAMMAGSDFIKTSTGKEPVNATLPVSLVMARAIREYFERTGVAVGFKPAGGLRTAKDALAWLVLMKEELGRRWLEPDLFRIGASSLLADIERQLEHHVTGRYSATYRHPLG, via the coding sequence ATGACCATCTCGCGTGAAGTAGAAGCCGGGCTGGAGCAGGCCGTCGCCCACGCCTCGCCCCTCCAGCGCAACGAGGGCATGGCCCTCGAGCTCGACTGGGTGGAGGGGGTGCGCGTCAACCTCAGCGCCGTCGAGCGCCGCGCGGCCACCCTCACCACGCGCCGCAGCGTCAAGAAGGAGTGGCAGGCCGCGTGGCTCCTCAAGGCCGTCACGCTCATCGACCTGACCACGCTGGCCGGCGACGACACCCCCGGCCGCGTGCGGCGCCTCTGCGCCAAGGCCATGCACCCCGTGCGCCAGGACCTGCTCGACGCCCTCGGCGTCGGCGACTTGCGCATCACCACCGGCGCCGTGTGCGTCTACCACGACATGGTGCCGGCGGCCGTCGCCGCCCTGCGCGGCTCGGGCGTGCCGGTCGCGGCCGTCTCGACCGGCTTCCCCGCCGGCCTCTCGCCGCTCGAGACCCGCATCGAGGAGATCCGCAGGTCCGTCGCCGCCGGCGCCGCCGAGATCGACATCGTCATCTCGCGGCGCCATGCCCTCACACACGATTGGGCGGCGCTGTACGAGGAGCTCAGGCTGTTCAGGCAGGCTTGTGGAGCTGCGCACATGAAGGCCATCCTCGCTACCGGCGAGCTCGGCACGTTGCGCAACGTCTACAGGGCGAGCCTGGTGGCCATGATGGCCGGCTCCGACTTCATCAAGACGTCGACGGGCAAGGAGCCCGTCAACGCCACGCTGCCTGTCAGCCTCGTCATGGCGCGCGCCATACGCGAGTACTTCGAGCGCACGGGCGTCGCGGTCGGCTTCAAGCCGGCGGGCGGGCTGCGCACCGCCAAGGACGCCCTCGCCTGGCTCGTGCTCATGAAGGAGGAGCTCGGGCGCCGCTGGCTCGAGCCCGACCTCTTCAGGATCGGCGCCAGCTCCCTGCTGGCCGACATCGAGCGGCAGCTGGAACACCACGTCACGGGCCGCTACTCCGCCACCTACCGCCACCCGCTCGGCTGA
- a CDS encoding D-cysteine desulfhydrase, with product MRLTEFPRRRYTAAATPLEPLPRLSAHLGGPNLWIKRDDLLGLAAGGNKTRKLEFLVADAIERGADTLVTTGAVQSNHCRLTLAAAVREGLACRLVLEERVANSYSPGASGNNFLFGLLGVEAVTVVPAGTDLMAEMNKVAAELAAQGRSAYIIPGGGSNTLGALGYVSCAQELMQQAFETGLRIDHLVTASGSGGTHAGVVAGLTGTGAGVPITGISVRAPKAPQEEKILGLARATAELAGARSLPTADDVVVLDDYVGAGYSLPTDGMIEAVKLFARHEGVLLDPVYTGKAAAGLIDMVRRGAFGRHENVVFLHTGGSPALYAYQDVLTD from the coding sequence ATGAGACTCACCGAGTTCCCGCGCCGCCGCTACACGGCGGCCGCTACTCCCCTAGAGCCACTCCCGCGGTTGAGCGCCCACTTGGGTGGACCGAACCTCTGGATCAAACGCGACGACCTGCTGGGCCTCGCCGCCGGTGGCAACAAGACGCGCAAGCTCGAGTTCCTCGTCGCCGACGCGATCGAGAGGGGCGCCGACACGCTCGTCACGACGGGCGCCGTGCAGTCGAACCACTGCCGCCTCACGCTCGCGGCGGCCGTGCGCGAAGGGCTCGCGTGCCGCCTCGTGCTGGAAGAGCGCGTCGCGAACAGCTACTCGCCCGGCGCGAGCGGCAACAACTTCCTCTTCGGCCTCCTGGGCGTCGAGGCGGTCACCGTGGTGCCGGCCGGCACCGACCTCATGGCCGAGATGAACAAGGTCGCCGCGGAGCTGGCCGCGCAAGGGCGATCGGCCTACATCATCCCGGGCGGCGGCTCCAACACCCTCGGCGCGCTCGGTTACGTGAGTTGCGCCCAGGAGCTGATGCAGCAGGCGTTCGAGACGGGGCTGCGTATCGACCACCTCGTGACGGCCAGCGGCAGCGGCGGCACCCATGCCGGCGTCGTCGCGGGCCTGACGGGCACGGGCGCCGGCGTGCCGATCACGGGCATCAGCGTGCGCGCGCCCAAGGCGCCCCAGGAAGAGAAGATCCTCGGGTTGGCGCGAGCGACGGCCGAGCTGGCCGGCGCGCGTTCGCTGCCGACGGCGGACGACGTGGTCGTGCTCGACGACTACGTCGGCGCGGGCTACTCGCTGCCGACGGACGGCATGATCGAGGCCGTCAAGCTGTTCGCCAGGCACGAGGGCGTGCTCCTCGACCCCGTGTACACGGGCAAGGCCGCGGCCGGCCTGATCGACATGGTGCG